The following coding sequences lie in one Psychrilyobacter atlanticus DSM 19335 genomic window:
- a CDS encoding CobW family GTP-binding protein — translation MKKKKLYLLTGFLGAGKTTTLKGILKDLSQSKNAVIMNEFGKTGIDGSLLKEFDIELSEINRGSIFCSCLQINFVTELARIAKTDVDRVFVEGSGLADPSNIGEILEALKAYMKVEDNPYIYSGAICIVDARTFLAEVDGIEAITNQIQQAHMVVINKSDLVEDTSVIRDKIAFINPDADIHRTTFGKIGIEFFNREGDFLQNIVKKETTNTVDTKPKTFTMNIKSEISHSELNNFLEEIGPMVYRVKGFTQVEGDMMKVDMVGSMIDVEKSTQGWDDSTLVFLTKKIEGVSVPQILKGIIDAWKKHTTVDMKMMNG, via the coding sequence GTGAAGAAGAAAAAACTTTATCTGCTTACGGGGTTTTTAGGAGCAGGAAAAACAACCACATTAAAGGGGATTTTAAAAGATCTGTCTCAAAGTAAAAATGCTGTTATTATGAATGAATTTGGTAAAACGGGAATAGATGGAAGTTTATTAAAAGAATTTGATATAGAACTTTCAGAGATTAACAGAGGATCTATCTTTTGCAGCTGTCTTCAAATAAATTTTGTTACTGAGCTTGCAAGGATAGCGAAAACTGATGTGGACAGAGTATTTGTAGAGGGATCTGGGCTGGCAGACCCTTCTAATATAGGAGAAATTTTAGAGGCTTTAAAGGCCTATATGAAAGTAGAAGATAATCCATATATTTATTCAGGAGCAATATGTATCGTAGATGCAAGAACATTTTTAGCTGAGGTAGACGGAATTGAGGCTATAACTAACCAGATACAACAGGCACACATGGTAGTAATAAATAAATCTGATCTTGTAGAGGATACCTCTGTTATAAGGGATAAAATAGCATTTATAAATCCTGATGCAGATATTCATAGAACTACTTTTGGAAAGATAGGAATAGAGTTTTTTAATAGAGAAGGAGATTTCTTACAAAATATTGTTAAAAAAGAAACCACCAATACTGTAGATACAAAACCAAAAACATTTACTATGAATATTAAATCTGAAATTTCTCATTCGGAACTAAATAATTTTTTAGAAGAGATAGGGCCTATGGTCTATAGAGTAAAGGGATTCACCCAGGTAGAGGGCGATATGATGAAGGTTGATATGGTAGGAAGTATGATAGATGTGGAAAAGAGTACCCAAGGATGGGATGATTCGACCCTTGTTTTTTTGACTAAAAAAATAGAAGGGGTGAGTGTACCGCAGATATTAAAAGGAATAATCGATGCGTGGAAGAAACACACCACAGTAGATATGAAGATGATGAATGGATAG
- the wtpA gene encoding tungstate ABC transporter substrate-binding protein WtpA, whose translation MFKKKNLWLIILMLGALFLGGCENKDSNSDVKIKENQLEGKLVIYHAGSLTIPFESLEKEFEEKYPKVDVIRTPGGSRTVARKVTEFGDSVDILCSADYTVIDTLVMPDFANWNGLFAENSMVIVYSKHSQYADEITSENWYEVLTRKGVNYGHSDPNADPCGYRSVLLWQLAENHYGIEGLNNKLLKNCPPRNVRAKAVQLIAMLDTGALDYAFEYESVAMQHAKKNPNLMYVKLPKEINLSSIDYKNDYAKSTIQLDGKTPGEFITKKGQPIVYSLTMPNTGENNEIAIEFLKFLFDKEQGLRLLEEAGQPVLNDIKVFGEENLPMELKYIVE comes from the coding sequence ATGTTTAAAAAGAAAAATTTATGGTTAATTATATTGATGTTAGGAGCATTGTTTTTAGGTGGATGTGAAAATAAAGATTCAAATAGTGATGTGAAAATAAAAGAAAATCAATTAGAGGGGAAACTGGTTATTTATCATGCAGGAAGTTTAACGATACCATTTGAATCTTTAGAGAAAGAATTTGAAGAAAAATATCCAAAGGTAGATGTTATTAGAACTCCAGGTGGGAGTAGAACAGTTGCAAGAAAAGTAACAGAATTTGGTGACTCTGTAGATATACTCTGTTCTGCTGATTATACGGTAATTGATACTTTGGTTATGCCAGATTTTGCAAATTGGAATGGATTATTTGCAGAAAATTCAATGGTTATTGTATATTCAAAACATAGCCAATATGCTGATGAGATTACATCTGAAAATTGGTATGAAGTCTTAACTCGAAAGGGAGTTAATTATGGTCATAGTGATCCTAATGCAGATCCGTGTGGATATAGATCTGTGTTATTATGGCAACTAGCTGAAAATCATTATGGAATTGAAGGATTAAATAATAAATTACTTAAAAATTGTCCCCCTAGAAATGTTAGGGCAAAGGCAGTACAATTAATAGCAATGTTAGATACAGGTGCTTTAGATTATGCATTTGAATATGAGTCTGTAGCAATGCAACATGCCAAAAAAAATCCAAATCTAATGTATGTGAAATTACCTAAAGAGATTAATTTAAGTTCAATTGACTACAAAAATGATTATGCAAAATCAACAATTCAGCTGGATGGGAAAACACCGGGTGAATTCATCACTAAAAAAGGTCAACCAATCGTTTACAGTTTAACTATGCCAAATACAGGTGAAAATAATGAGATTGCTATAGAATTTTTAAAGTTTTTATTTGATAAGGAGCAGGGGTTAAGGTTATTGGAAGAGGCTGGGCAGCCTGTACTAAATGATATTAAGGTCTTTGGTGAAGAAAATTTACCTATGGAGTTAAAATATATTGTAGAATAA
- a CDS encoding class I SAM-dependent methyltransferase → MENKCCYDFFMDPIEKKFLNKLRKKLLSKAEGKILEIGSGTGVNFELYGKHDVVAMEPDEKLRIKSLDKVNNKNIKVISGDAENLEFKDNEFDTVVVMLVLCTIPDNKKALLEIRRVCKAGGKILVLEHIKHKNKVLAVIQDILTPVWKKIAMGCHLNRKTVDIIGNLGFQIIKKEYHIGNNFALLEIINNK, encoded by the coding sequence ATGGAAAATAAATGCTGCTATGATTTTTTTATGGATCCCATAGAAAAAAAATTTTTAAATAAACTTCGAAAAAAATTATTGTCTAAAGCTGAGGGTAAAATTTTAGAGATTGGTTCGGGAACAGGAGTAAATTTTGAATTATATGGGAAACATGATGTTGTTGCCATGGAACCAGATGAAAAATTAAGAATAAAATCATTAGATAAAGTAAATAATAAAAATATAAAAGTTATTTCAGGAGATGCTGAAAATTTAGAGTTTAAAGACAATGAATTTGATACCGTGGTTGTGATGCTTGTTCTTTGTACAATTCCCGATAATAAAAAAGCACTCTTAGAAATCAGAAGGGTTTGTAAGGCAGGCGGAAAGATCTTAGTCTTAGAACATATCAAACATAAGAATAAAGTTTTAGCTGTGATCCAGGATATCCTCACCCCAGTATGGAAAAAAATAGCTATGGGGTGTCATTTAAACAGAAAAACTGTAGATATTATAGGAAATCTAGGATTTCAAATAATAAAAAAAGAATATCATATAGGAAATAATTTTGCTCTTTTGGAGATTATTAATAACAAATAA
- a CDS encoding OmpA family protein, producing MKKNISLLLLGVIAITGCKSIDPYTGEEKFSQTSKYALGGVLAGAAAGQIAGKDTKSTLTGAAAGALAGAGLGYYFDRQEAALRAELQKTGVSLKRVDNKLQLVMPGNLTFNSSSSDVRSDFYEVLDSVSKVLNEYDKTDVFVSGHTDNTGKNSYNMTLSKNRADSVAKYLKSRGVQNTRITSEGLGSKFPITSNSTSQGRENNRRVEIEIIAKKG from the coding sequence TTGAAAAAAAATATATCATTATTATTATTAGGTGTCATAGCCATAACAGGATGTAAAAGTATCGATCCATATACAGGTGAAGAAAAGTTCAGCCAAACCAGCAAATATGCTCTAGGTGGAGTTCTTGCAGGAGCAGCAGCGGGTCAAATAGCAGGAAAGGACACAAAATCAACATTAACAGGGGCAGCAGCAGGAGCCTTAGCAGGAGCCGGATTGGGTTATTATTTTGACAGACAGGAGGCAGCTTTGAGAGCAGAACTTCAAAAAACAGGAGTTTCTTTAAAAAGAGTTGATAATAAGTTACAGCTTGTTATGCCAGGAAACTTAACTTTTAATAGTAGCAGCTCAGATGTTAGAAGTGATTTTTACGAAGTCCTAGATTCGGTATCTAAGGTATTGAACGAATATGATAAAACTGATGTGTTTGTTTCAGGACACACAGATAACACAGGTAAAAATTCTTATAACATGACTTTATCTAAAAATAGAGCAGATAGTGTTGCAAAATACCTTAAATCAAGAGGAGTTCAAAATACTAGAATTACAAGCGAAGGTTTAGGTTCTAAATTCCCTATAACTTCTAACTCTACTTCACAGGGAAGAGAAAATAATAGAAGAGTTGAAATAGAAATAATAGCAAAGAAAGGCTAG
- a CDS encoding SulP family inorganic anion transporter produces MEHVFNPKLFTLFKGGLDKKQVTSDILAGIVVAIVALPLAIAFAVASGVSPERGIITSIIAGFIISFLGGSRVQIGGPTGAFIVIVFGIVETYGINGLIISSIMAGIILIVFGLLKLGGLLKYFPNSLIIGFTSGIALVIFSTQIKDALGLNITKVPSEFIEKWKLYFAHIDEINMVAVIITVITILITVFSKKLVNKIPGSFIAIILMTIGVQVFNLPVTTIESSFGEIPNHFNFTIPSFAFSDLAIYIGPAITIALLGSIESLLSAVVSDGMISGNHRSNTELIAQGVANIVTPFFGGIPATGAIARTATNVNIGGRTPISGIVHSITLLLIMLLFGRWAKLIPMSCLAGVLIVVAFNMSEWRSFRSILRGSIFDIIILLSTFILTVLVDLTVAIQVGIVLSALLFMKRMADISGKIPLEIDSDLIEDYSKLPKDISIYEISGPLFFASVKEYTEVIKRIGFKSKVLIIRMRHVPFVDSTGLENLKGVIKILKDYGVTIVLSGVNESVLKDFEKHQLISLVDKSNIHDSFEKAINYSKQLLK; encoded by the coding sequence ATGGAACATGTATTCAATCCAAAACTATTCACTTTATTTAAAGGGGGTCTCGATAAAAAACAAGTCACTTCCGATATATTAGCAGGAATTGTTGTTGCTATTGTTGCCTTACCACTTGCTATTGCCTTTGCAGTGGCTTCAGGAGTTTCACCGGAAAGAGGAATAATAACATCGATTATTGCAGGATTTATTATTTCTTTCTTGGGAGGAAGCAGAGTACAGATAGGTGGACCGACTGGAGCTTTTATCGTTATTGTATTTGGTATTGTAGAAACATACGGTATTAACGGTTTAATCATTTCATCGATTATGGCTGGAATAATATTAATAGTATTTGGGCTATTGAAATTAGGAGGATTATTAAAATATTTCCCTAACTCTTTAATCATTGGGTTTACAAGTGGAATTGCATTGGTTATTTTTTCAACACAAATAAAAGATGCATTGGGTTTAAATATTACCAAGGTACCATCGGAATTTATTGAAAAATGGAAACTTTATTTTGCCCACATAGATGAAATTAATATGGTTGCTGTAATTATTACAGTAATCACCATATTAATAACTGTTTTTTCAAAAAAATTAGTAAATAAAATACCAGGATCATTTATTGCAATTATTTTAATGACAATTGGAGTACAGGTATTTAATCTTCCGGTTACAACTATCGAATCATCATTCGGAGAGATTCCGAATCATTTTAATTTTACAATACCATCCTTTGCTTTCAGTGATTTAGCTATATATATAGGCCCTGCCATTACCATAGCCTTATTAGGGAGTATTGAATCTTTACTCTCTGCCGTTGTTTCCGACGGGATGATAAGTGGAAATCATAGATCTAATACAGAACTTATAGCACAGGGTGTCGCAAATATAGTTACTCCATTCTTCGGTGGTATTCCTGCTACGGGAGCTATTGCAAGGACAGCTACCAATGTTAATATTGGTGGCCGGACTCCTATCTCAGGAATAGTTCACTCTATAACACTATTATTAATTATGCTTTTATTCGGTAGATGGGCAAAGTTAATTCCAATGTCCTGTCTTGCTGGAGTATTAATCGTTGTAGCTTTTAATATGAGCGAATGGCGTTCATTCAGATCTATACTTAGAGGATCTATTTTTGATATTATTATTTTGCTTTCGACTTTCATATTGACTGTTTTGGTTGATTTAACAGTGGCTATACAGGTTGGAATAGTTTTATCGGCACTATTATTTATGAAACGGATGGCTGATATCAGCGGGAAAATTCCCCTTGAAATTGATAGTGATCTAATTGAAGATTATTCAAAACTACCCAAAGACATTTCAATCTATGAGATAAGCGGTCCGCTTTTTTTCGCCTCAGTAAAAGAGTATACAGAGGTAATAAAAAGAATAGGGTTTAAGAGTAAAGTTTTAATAATACGTATGCGTCATGTACCCTTTGTTGATTCAACTGGTCTAGAAAACCTTAAAGGGGTCATAAAGATATTAAAAGACTACGGTGTGACAATTGTTTTATCCGGAGTCAATGAATCCGTTCTAAAAGATTTTGAAAAACACCAATTGATTTCATTGGTCGATAAATCTAATATCCATGATTCCTTTGAAAAAGCTATAAACTATTCAAAACAACTACTAAAATAA
- a CDS encoding VC2662 family protein: protein MKRVKILLGMLFLLSSMSFATGFQFNVLDNQMPASQDVSGLRLNLLYGKTANVSGLDLPILALGEADNFTGVQFPILFIGANKVNNSFKGVGFGLANIHGGESTGAILGLVNMTHNVKGLQWAAANISDGRTTADIGFVNISKGTTFQLGVFNMTDDLTGVQIGLINMAKTGFLPIFPFFNIDGRIF from the coding sequence ATGAAAAGAGTTAAAATTTTATTGGGAATGTTATTTTTGTTATCTAGTATGTCATTTGCAACTGGATTTCAGTTTAACGTATTGGATAATCAAATGCCAGCATCTCAAGATGTCAGCGGATTAAGATTAAACTTACTTTATGGTAAGACTGCTAATGTAAGTGGGTTAGATCTTCCTATTCTAGCTTTGGGAGAAGCTGATAACTTTACTGGGGTACAATTTCCTATATTATTTATTGGTGCTAACAAGGTCAATAATTCATTTAAAGGTGTTGGATTTGGTTTAGCAAATATCCATGGTGGGGAGTCTACAGGAGCTATTTTAGGACTAGTAAATATGACCCATAATGTAAAAGGTCTTCAATGGGCAGCAGCGAATATCTCTGATGGAAGAACAACAGCAGATATCGGTTTTGTTAACATTTCTAAAGGAACTACATTCCAATTAGGTGTTTTCAATATGACTGATGATCTTACTGGAGTACAAATAGGTCTGATTAACATGGCTAAGACTGGATTCTTACCAATATTTCCATTCTTTAATATCGATGGAAGAATATTCTAG
- a CDS encoding UvrD-helicase domain-containing protein, giving the protein MKILIEGDTKSGKTTLLKKKYIQMINSGIDSNNILVLIANRMEAIKFKENLTLEYSGENRIYSYFGFVQHELNKFWPIILKKSKKIHKLNIIPTFMTFEASQCLMGKTVEYYRKQGFLGELNISNEEISKKLLSNILDASLNNLVYTKIGDRLKSFGEVQRDQLYDQMNIIIDKYMEKTLENGSFDYGTSIYLYNNFLLKDEFYLDNFKRNTTYLLVDSGEIGSIAEVDFVAKIKDYLKGLIITLNTDGPYGIHSYSKGYLEETIIDSEYKRIKLDSKNLETHNFLDRLEEKFYSYETITGLVNLHLDIENEYKSINNKKVIKKVLELLDDSVSPIDISVIVPQNDLVLEFALEKISQERGFKYMNIGRNERILDNPYAYILVISSILFYEFKEINLNFDEIKVFFNLALGLDSIRSALLANYIGSRSKDRYRLIDIDSQEIRKRIPQQNIDKYDKIRGIFNKIPKDIELYDFFEILYIELIAGEEEFFKNIKGCRELIDSSKKFIETLHNFENIKDLNYEFIKFLRDGAKASESLIELDERLNGEYLSISTPYAYINSGRDSKYQIWTDIRNKNFIPDTKNILQNSWVLSKTWKGERFSIEDQFYIEKINTMGILRRLMKSCHGDIYVYGSKYSSGSHGQGGLLYNGFKKIK; this is encoded by the coding sequence ATGAAAATACTAATAGAGGGAGACACTAAATCTGGAAAAACAACCCTCCTTAAAAAAAAATATATTCAGATGATCAATAGCGGTATAGATTCAAATAACATTTTAGTACTCATTGCCAATAGGATGGAAGCTATAAAATTTAAAGAAAATTTAACTTTGGAATATTCCGGTGAAAACAGGATCTACTCCTATTTTGGATTTGTTCAGCATGAATTAAATAAATTCTGGCCAATAATTTTGAAAAAAAGTAAAAAAATTCATAAACTAAATATAATCCCAACTTTTATGACCTTTGAGGCCTCTCAATGTCTCATGGGAAAAACAGTTGAGTACTATAGAAAACAAGGATTTTTAGGAGAGTTAAACATTTCTAATGAAGAAATCTCAAAGAAACTACTCTCCAACATCTTAGACGCATCCTTAAACAACCTAGTTTATACTAAGATTGGTGACAGATTAAAATCATTTGGCGAAGTTCAAAGGGATCAATTATATGATCAAATGAATATAATTATCGATAAATATATGGAAAAAACATTGGAAAATGGGAGTTTTGATTATGGAACTTCTATCTACCTATACAATAATTTCCTTTTAAAAGATGAGTTTTACTTAGATAATTTTAAGAGGAATACCACCTATCTTTTAGTCGATTCTGGTGAAATAGGCTCCATAGCAGAAGTTGACTTTGTAGCCAAGATCAAAGATTATCTAAAAGGCCTTATTATCACCTTAAATACAGACGGCCCCTATGGAATTCATAGCTATTCCAAAGGTTACTTAGAAGAAACAATAATAGATTCAGAATACAAGAGGATAAAATTAGATAGTAAAAACCTTGAAACCCATAATTTTTTAGACCGATTAGAGGAAAAATTTTATTCCTATGAGACAATAACTGGTCTGGTAAACCTGCATCTAGATATAGAAAATGAATATAAAAGTATAAACAATAAGAAAGTTATTAAAAAGGTTTTAGAGCTCCTAGATGATTCTGTATCTCCAATAGATATCTCGGTAATTGTTCCTCAGAATGACCTGGTATTGGAATTTGCCTTAGAAAAAATAAGCCAGGAAAGAGGCTTTAAATATATGAATATAGGGAGGAATGAGAGAATTTTAGATAATCCCTATGCCTATATCTTGGTTATATCCAGTATATTATTCTATGAGTTTAAAGAGATCAATTTAAATTTTGATGAAATTAAGGTATTTTTTAATCTTGCTCTGGGATTAGATTCCATCAGGAGTGCTCTTTTGGCTAATTATATAGGGAGCCGTAGCAAGGACAGATATAGATTGATTGATATTGACAGTCAGGAGATAAGAAAACGAATCCCTCAACAAAATATTGATAAATATGATAAAATAAGAGGAATATTTAATAAAATTCCTAAGGATATTGAGCTCTATGATTTTTTTGAAATCTTATATATTGAGCTCATTGCAGGTGAGGAGGAATTTTTTAAGAATATAAAGGGGTGCAGGGAGCTGATAGATTCATCTAAAAAATTTATTGAAACTCTCCATAATTTTGAAAACATCAAAGATCTTAACTATGAATTTATAAAGTTCTTACGGGATGGTGCCAAAGCATCGGAAAGTTTAATAGAGTTAGATGAAAGATTAAATGGAGAATATCTCTCTATATCAACACCCTATGCCTATATAAATTCCGGAAGAGATTCCAAATATCAAATTTGGACAGATATAAGAAATAAAAATTTCATTCCAGATACAAAAAATATCCTTCAAAATTCATGGGTACTCTCTAAAACTTGGAAGGGTGAGAGATTCTCTATAGAGGATCAGTTTTACATTGAAAAAATAAATACCATGGGGATTCTTCGTAGATTGATGAAATCTTGTCATGGGGATATATATGTGTATGGATCTAAATATTCTAGTGGCAGCCACGGACAAGGAGGGCTCCTCTATAACGGATTTAAAAAAATTAAATAA
- a CDS encoding permease has product MIKYIFSFAWLNQGTTWILNRVGVDTGERFGGSIHFFIYDTIKILILLSMMVFIISYMRSYFSVERTKKILEKLGGFKAHVAASLLGIVTPFCSCSSVPLFIGFIEGGIPLGVTFSFLITSPIVNEAAFVILLGIFGPKIAGYYVFSGVVLGVIGGYIIHLLKLERYVEDYVYKIKMGDTIIKTLSKRERIEFAKSNVKDIVGRIWKYLLIGIGIGALIHGWAPEEILSKYAGPENPLAVLFATIIAIPLYSNAMGTIPIAEALINKGVGMGTAMAFMMATTALSLPEMILLRKVIKPKLITVFTGITGVGIIAVGYLFNMII; this is encoded by the coding sequence GTGATAAAATATATATTTTCTTTTGCTTGGCTGAATCAGGGAACAACATGGATTCTTAATAGGGTTGGAGTAGATACAGGAGAAAGGTTCGGCGGCTCCATTCATTTTTTTATCTATGATACTATAAAAATTTTGATACTTCTTTCAATGATGGTATTTATAATCTCGTATATGAGAAGTTATTTTTCTGTAGAAAGAACAAAAAAAATATTGGAAAAATTAGGAGGATTCAAGGCTCATGTAGCTGCCAGTCTCTTAGGGATAGTAACACCTTTTTGTTCGTGTTCTAGTGTTCCGCTTTTCATAGGATTTATAGAGGGAGGGATACCCCTTGGTGTAACTTTTTCTTTTTTGATAACTTCTCCGATAGTAAATGAAGCTGCTTTTGTTATTCTTTTGGGGATATTTGGTCCAAAAATAGCAGGATACTATGTATTTTCAGGGGTAGTATTGGGAGTAATAGGAGGATATATAATTCACCTTTTAAAATTAGAGAGATATGTAGAGGACTATGTATATAAAATAAAGATGGGAGATACTATCATAAAAACTCTTTCTAAAAGGGAGAGGATAGAATTTGCAAAATCCAATGTAAAAGATATAGTTGGAAGGATATGGAAATATCTTCTTATAGGGATAGGGATAGGGGCTCTCATCCATGGATGGGCTCCTGAAGAGATCCTTTCAAAGTATGCAGGACCTGAAAATCCATTGGCAGTATTGTTTGCAACGATTATAGCTATTCCCCTTTATTCAAATGCAATGGGAACTATTCCAATTGCGGAAGCTCTTATAAATAAAGGAGTGGGGATGGGAACTGCTATGGCATTTATGATGGCAACTACGGCTTTATCACTCCCTGAGATGATTCTTTTGAGAAAGGTTATAAAGCCTAAATTAATAACTGTATTTACAGGGATAACAGGAGTAGGAATAATAGCAGTTGGATATTTATTTAATATGATTATATAA
- a CDS encoding thioredoxin family protein, which yields MEIKVLGTGCKKCDDLYDNVIKALSKAGKDADVEKVEDIVSIMSFGVMSSPALVIDGEVVVTGRVAQIEEIINFIK from the coding sequence ATGGAAATAAAGGTATTAGGAACAGGGTGTAAAAAATGTGATGACCTATATGACAATGTGATAAAGGCTCTTTCAAAGGCTGGTAAGGATGCAGATGTAGAAAAGGTGGAGGATATTGTATCGATCATGTCCTTTGGAGTGATGAGTAGTCCAGCACTTGTTATTGATGGAGAGGTAGTAGTGACTGGAAGAGTTGCTCAGATAGAAGAGATAATAAATTTTATCAAGTAG
- a CDS encoding LA_2272 family surface repeat-containing protein — MKRIKTLLGMICLISTITFAETPFQLGVPGTNMPADQTVKGVRLNLLYGKNTNMSGLDINILALGETNNFKGVQLSPFWIGANKVNNSFTGVGIGAANIHLGQSTGVALGFVNYTNDFTGLQWGFVNFNQKKSVINLGAINFNQGESIVDIGFVNYAEKTTFQLGAVNFTNDLQGVQIGFINFAKNGFFPVFPFFNIDGRL; from the coding sequence ATGAAAAGAATAAAAACTTTACTGGGGATGATATGCTTAATTTCCACCATAACATTTGCAGAGACACCATTTCAATTAGGTGTACCAGGGACTAATATGCCGGCGGATCAAACTGTAAAAGGGGTAAGACTTAACTTACTTTATGGGAAAAATACCAATATGAGTGGTTTGGATATAAATATTTTAGCTTTAGGTGAAACTAATAACTTTAAAGGGGTGCAGTTAAGCCCATTTTGGATTGGAGCCAACAAAGTGAATAATTCATTTACAGGTGTAGGTATAGGTGCAGCTAATATTCATTTGGGACAGTCTACAGGTGTAGCTTTAGGATTTGTTAACTATACCAATGATTTTACAGGTTTACAGTGGGGATTTGTTAACTTTAACCAGAAAAAATCAGTGATTAATCTGGGAGCAATTAACTTTAACCAGGGAGAATCGATAGTTGATATCGGATTTGTAAATTATGCAGAAAAAACTACTTTTCAACTGGGTGCAGTTAACTTCACCAATGACTTACAGGGTGTTCAAATAGGATTTATTAACTTTGCAAAAAATGGATTTTTCCCAGTTTTTCCATTTTTTAATATAGATGGAAGATTATAA
- a CDS encoding tryptophanase has product MCEYSTLAEPYKIKMVEKISLISKEEREKRIVEVGYNQFGLKAEDIFIDLLTDSGTGAMSDHQWSALMLGDESYAGSRSFYRLEKSVQNITGYKYFVPTHQGRGAENVLFPLLIKKGQYSISNMHFDTTKAHVELKGGRAIDCVISEAYDTALDHPFKGNMDNDRLEKIILEKGSENIAFIIITITCNSAGGQPVSLKNIKETKRIADRYGVKIIFDSARFAENAYFIKKREEEYGHCSILEIVREVFSYGDAITMSAKKDGIVNMGGLIAIKEDLELFNGVRAMVVPIEGFPTYGGLSGRDMDALAVGFTEVIEESYLASRIGQVEYLGKLLSEGGVPIQNPVGGHAVFVDAKKFLPHIPYYNFPAQALCVELYREAGVRGVEIGSFLLGNDPDTGKQLESAMELLRLTIPRRVYTNNHMNVVAKALINIYKRRDEIKGYEIEEEPKILRHFTAKLKPVK; this is encoded by the coding sequence ATGTGTGAATACTCGACATTAGCTGAACCGTACAAGATAAAAATGGTAGAAAAAATTAGTTTGATCTCTAAAGAGGAGAGGGAAAAAAGGATAGTGGAAGTGGGTTATAATCAATTTGGATTAAAAGCTGAAGATATTTTTATAGATCTCCTAACTGATTCTGGAACTGGAGCTATGAGTGACCATCAATGGTCAGCACTGATGTTAGGAGATGAATCTTATGCAGGGAGTAGGAGTTTTTATCGGTTGGAAAAATCAGTTCAGAATATTACAGGGTATAAATATTTTGTTCCAACCCACCAGGGAAGGGGAGCGGAAAATGTACTTTTTCCTCTTTTAATAAAAAAAGGGCAGTATAGTATATCTAACATGCATTTTGATACAACTAAAGCACATGTGGAGTTAAAGGGGGGAAGAGCTATTGACTGTGTAATATCTGAAGCTTATGACACGGCTCTCGATCATCCCTTCAAAGGAAATATGGATAATGACCGTTTAGAAAAAATAATACTGGAAAAAGGATCAGAAAATATCGCTTTTATCATAATTACCATTACCTGCAATAGTGCTGGAGGACAGCCTGTTTCCTTAAAAAATATAAAAGAAACTAAGAGAATAGCCGACAGATATGGAGTTAAAATAATCTTTGATTCTGCCAGGTTTGCAGAAAATGCTTATTTTATAAAAAAAAGAGAGGAAGAATATGGGCATTGTTCGATCTTGGAGATTGTAAGAGAGGTTTTTTCCTATGGAGACGCTATCACCATGAGTGCTAAAAAAGACGGGATTGTAAACATGGGTGGACTGATTGCTATAAAGGAAGATTTAGAACTATTTAATGGTGTAAGGGCTATGGTTGTTCCTATTGAAGGATTTCCTACCTATGGAGGACTTTCAGGGAGAGATATGGATGCTCTAGCTGTTGGCTTTACTGAAGTTATTGAGGAGTCATATTTGGCTTCGAGAATAGGACAGGTTGAATACCTTGGGAAATTACTTTCAGAAGGAGGAGTTCCAATACAAAATCCTGTAGGAGGTCATGCAGTTTTTGTGGATGCCAAGAAGTTTCTGCCTCATATTCCCTACTATAATTTTCCTGCTCAGGCACTCTGTGTAGAGTTATACAGAGAAGCCGGTGTCAGAGGTGTAGAGATTGGATCATTTTTATTGGGAAATGACCCCGATACAGGAAAGCAGCTGGAATCTGCTATGGAATTACTGAGATTAACTATCCCTAGAAGAGTATATACTAACAATCATATGAATGTAGTGGCTAAAGCTCTGATTAATATCTATAAGAGAAGAGATGAAATAAAGGGGTATGAGATTGAGGAGGAGCCAAAGATCCTAAGACATTTTACAGCTAAATTAAAACCGGTAAAATAA